One genomic region from Apodemus sylvaticus chromosome 1, mApoSyl1.1, whole genome shotgun sequence encodes:
- the Ubtd1 gene encoding ubiquitin domain-containing protein 1, producing the protein MGNCVGRQRRERPAAPGHPRKRAGRNEPLKKERLKWKSDYPMTDGQLRSKRDEFWDTAPAFEGRKEIWDALKAAAYAAEANDHELAQAILDGASITLPHGTLCECYDELGNRYQLPIYCLCPPVNLLLEHTEESPEPPEPTPGVRREFPLKVRLSTGKDVRLNASLPDTVGQLKRQLHSQEGIEPSWQRWFFSGKLLTDRTRLQETKIQKDFVIQVIINQPPPPQD; encoded by the exons GTCGCAATGAGCCCTTGAAGAAGGAGAGGCTCAAGTGGAAGAGTGACTATCCCATGACTGATGGGCAGCTGCGGAGCAAACGAGACGAGTTCTGGGACACAGCACCTGCCTTTGAGGGCCGCAAGGAGATCTGGGATGCCCTGAAGGCTGCCGCCTATGCTGCTGAAGCTAACGACCATGAGCTGGCTCAGGCCATCCTGGATGGAGCCAGCATCACCCTGCCTCATG GAACTCTTTGTGAATGCTACGATGAGCTGGGCAATCGCTATCAACTGCCCATCTATTGCCTGTGCCCACCTGTGAACCTGCTGCTGGAGCACACGGAGGAGAGCCCGGAGCCGCCTGAGCCCACGCCTGGTGTGCGCCGTGAATTCCCACTGAAAGTGCGCCTCTCCACAGGCAAGGACGTGAGGCTCAATGCCAGCCTGCCTGACACGGTGGGGCAGCTCAAGCGGCAGCTGCATAGCCAGGAGGGCATTGAGCCATCCTGGCAGAGATGGTTCTTCTCTGGGAAGCTGCTCACAGACCGCACAAGGCTCCAGGAGACCAAGATTCAAAAAGACTTCGTCATCCAGGTCATCATCAACCAGCCCCCACCACCCCAGGACTGA